A genomic stretch from Streptomyces venezuelae ATCC 10712 includes:
- a CDS encoding acyl-CoA synthetase — MTQAAPGFWAQATVDPGRTVLVAPDGEEWTAGRLHADANRLVHGLRAAGLERGDAFAVVLPNGPEFFTAHLAATQAGFYLVPVNHHFVGPEIAWIVADSGAKVLIAHERFAEAVTLAADEAGLAATHRYAVGTVPGFRPYAELLEGQDAGAPAERTLGWVMNYTSGTTGRPRGIRRPLPGKLPEETHLGGFLGIFGIRPADGNVHLVCSPLYHTAVLQFAAAALHIGHPLVLMDRWAPEEMLRLIDRYACTHTHMVPTQFHRLLSLPEEVRARYDVSSMRHAIHGAAPCPEHVKRAMIDWWGRCVEEYYAASEGGGAFATAEEWLKKPGTVGRAWPISELAVFDDDGVRLPPGELGTVYLKMNTGGFQYHKDEAKTAKNRIGDFFTVGDLGVLDEDGYLFLRDRKIDMIISGGVNIYPAEIEAALLAHPAVADAAAFGIPHADWGEEVKAVVEAAEGHEPGPALADEILAHCADRLAGFKRPKSVDFVPAMPRDPNGKLYKRRLRDPYWEGRERPL; from the coding sequence ATGACCCAGGCAGCCCCCGGATTCTGGGCCCAGGCGACCGTCGACCCGGGCCGTACGGTCCTGGTCGCGCCCGACGGCGAGGAGTGGACCGCCGGCCGGCTGCACGCCGACGCCAACCGGCTCGTCCACGGACTGCGCGCCGCCGGACTCGAACGCGGCGACGCCTTCGCCGTCGTCCTCCCCAACGGCCCCGAGTTCTTCACCGCCCATCTCGCCGCCACCCAGGCCGGGTTCTACCTCGTCCCGGTCAACCACCACTTCGTCGGCCCCGAGATCGCGTGGATCGTCGCCGACTCCGGCGCCAAGGTGCTCATCGCCCACGAGCGGTTCGCCGAGGCGGTGACGCTCGCCGCCGACGAGGCCGGACTCGCCGCCACCCACCGGTACGCCGTCGGGACCGTCCCCGGCTTCCGCCCGTACGCCGAGCTGCTCGAAGGCCAGGACGCCGGCGCGCCCGCCGAGCGCACCCTCGGCTGGGTCATGAACTACACCTCCGGTACGACCGGACGGCCCCGGGGCATCCGGCGCCCGCTCCCCGGGAAGCTCCCCGAGGAGACCCATCTCGGCGGCTTCCTCGGCATCTTCGGCATCCGGCCGGCCGACGGGAACGTCCACCTCGTCTGCTCGCCGCTCTACCACACGGCCGTGCTCCAGTTCGCCGCCGCGGCCCTGCACATCGGACACCCGCTGGTCCTGATGGACCGCTGGGCGCCGGAGGAGATGCTCCGGCTGATCGACCGGTACGCCTGCACCCACACCCATATGGTCCCCACCCAGTTCCACCGCCTGCTCTCCCTCCCCGAGGAGGTACGCGCGCGGTACGACGTCTCCTCCATGCGGCACGCCATCCACGGCGCCGCGCCCTGCCCCGAGCACGTCAAGCGGGCGATGATCGACTGGTGGGGCCGCTGCGTCGAGGAGTACTACGCGGCAAGCGAGGGCGGCGGCGCCTTCGCCACCGCGGAGGAGTGGCTGAAGAAGCCCGGCACGGTCGGCCGGGCCTGGCCCATCAGCGAGCTCGCCGTCTTCGACGACGACGGGGTGCGGCTGCCGCCGGGCGAACTCGGCACCGTCTACCTGAAGATGAACACCGGCGGCTTCCAGTACCACAAGGACGAGGCGAAGACGGCGAAGAACCGCATCGGCGACTTCTTCACCGTCGGCGACCTCGGCGTCCTCGACGAGGACGGCTACCTCTTCCTCCGGGACCGCAAGATCGACATGATCATTTCCGGCGGGGTCAACATCTATCCCGCCGAGATCGAGGCCGCCCTGCTCGCCCACCCCGCCGTCGCGGACGCCGCCGCCTTCGGCATCCCGCACGCCGACTGGGGCGAGGAGGTCAAGGCGGTCGTCGAGGCGGCCGAGGGCCACGAGCCGGGCCCGGCGCTCGCCGACGAGATCCTGGCCCACTGCGCCGACCGCCTCGCCGGGTTCAAACGCCCGAAGTCCGTCGACTTCGTCCCGGCCATGCCCCGCGACCCCAACGGCAAGCTCTACAAGCGCCGCCTCCGCGACCCGTACTGGGAAGGCCGCGAACGACCGCTCTAG
- a CDS encoding NAD(P)H-dependent flavin oxidoreductase has translation MKTELSRTLGIEHAIFGFTPFPAVAAALTRAGGFGVLGAVRYTAPDDLARDLDWMQEHTDGLPYGLDVVMPAKKVEGLTEAEVEAMIPEEHRAFVRATLAKHGVPELPDGEASGWRITGWMEQVARNQLDVAFDYPIKLLANALGSPPADVVARAHDHGVLVAALAGSARHARHHADAGIDIVVAQGYEAGGHTGEIASMVLTPEVVDAVSPLPVLAAGGIGSGEQIAAGLALGAQGVWLGSLWLTTIEAELHSRALTAKLLAAGSGDTVRSRALTGKPARQLRTEWTDAWDDPAGPGPLPMPLQGLLVAEAVSRIQRHEVEPLLGTPVGQIVGRMNSERSVQQVVDELTRGFEKAVDRINRIAGRSEG, from the coding sequence ATGAAGACGGAGCTGAGTCGCACCCTGGGGATCGAGCACGCCATCTTCGGCTTCACGCCCTTCCCCGCGGTGGCCGCCGCACTCACCAGAGCGGGCGGGTTCGGCGTCCTCGGCGCGGTCCGCTACACCGCCCCCGACGACCTCGCCCGCGACCTCGACTGGATGCAGGAACACACCGACGGCCTGCCCTACGGCCTCGACGTCGTGATGCCCGCCAAGAAGGTGGAAGGCCTCACCGAGGCCGAGGTCGAGGCCATGATCCCGGAGGAGCACCGGGCGTTCGTCCGCGCCACGCTCGCCAAGCACGGCGTGCCCGAACTCCCCGACGGAGAGGCCTCCGGCTGGCGGATCACCGGCTGGATGGAGCAGGTCGCCCGCAACCAGCTCGACGTGGCCTTCGACTACCCCATCAAACTCCTCGCCAACGCCCTCGGCTCACCGCCCGCCGACGTCGTCGCCCGCGCCCACGACCACGGCGTACTCGTCGCCGCTCTCGCCGGCAGCGCCCGCCACGCCCGCCACCACGCCGACGCGGGCATCGACATCGTCGTCGCCCAGGGCTACGAGGCCGGCGGTCACACCGGCGAGATCGCCTCCATGGTCCTCACCCCCGAGGTGGTCGACGCCGTCTCCCCGCTGCCCGTGCTCGCCGCGGGCGGCATCGGCAGCGGCGAGCAGATCGCCGCCGGACTCGCCCTCGGCGCCCAGGGCGTCTGGCTCGGCTCCCTCTGGCTCACCACCATCGAGGCCGAGCTGCACTCCCGCGCCCTCACCGCCAAACTCCTCGCCGCCGGCTCCGGCGACACCGTCCGTTCCCGCGCCCTGACCGGCAAACCCGCCCGCCAGCTCCGCACCGAGTGGACCGACGCCTGGGACGACCCGGCGGGCCCCGGCCCGCTCCCCATGCCGCTGCAGGGACTCCTCGTCGCCGAGGCCGTCTCCCGCATCCAGCGGCACGAGGTCGAACCGCTCCTCGGCACCCCCGTCGGGCAGATCGTCGGCCGGATGAACTCCGAGCGCAGCGTCCAGCAGGTCGTCGACGAGCTCACCCGCGGCTTCGAGAAGGCCGTCGACCGCATCAACCGCATCGCCGGAAGGAGCGAGGGATGA